CTAGTGCCATGCATTCCTTTGTAGGTTCTGAATAAAACCAGCATTGGACCGAAGGAAATGTCAAAACAATTCCATGAACAACAAGAGCACAAGGAAAATCCCAAACGCAGACATGAATCAAGATATGAAGTGCACACAACATAAAGCATAAGTCTAATCAGACCATAGGGTCATAGGGAGTCTTCTGCATTATAGCCAGACAGAATCGTGTCTTCTTGGGGCATGATTTGAGGTCCTATGTAACAAGCCAATTCAGCCACAATATCCTGGCACACTTAAATCTTCATAATACAGAATAGTATCCATAACTAGCGCATCCCGTTACAGCTAACAGAACGACGTACAACTCCAGCTATTGCTCTTCTCCGGCACAAACACCAGCACTGCCAGCTGCATCACCAAAGAAAATGCTATCAGAGGAAAAGGGGTTGTGATGCCTTTTAGGCTCAATTGGACACGATTCCATGATGGAAACAGATTGCCAATTTATAATAACTGCTAATGCAACAATAAATGGGATCAAGCAATGTTGAATTCCTGATGCAACATCAATGAATCAGAACATCAAAATACAAATATCCAGGCACATCAGCACACTCAAAACATGCCATATATACTGGACATACTCCTCTAGAAATGTAGCAGCAGTTTTAATGTAGTTATATTCAGGAGGAACCAAACAGAAAATATTCTCTATAGCAGTTTCATAAAGACAAACTAAAGACTGTAAGCTTGTGCGATATTTCCATTTTGCAACATCGGCTAGTTAAATGTAAATAGTGTTTAGGTCCACAAGAATGAGCTTATTTGATAAGaagtttcttttgcaacaattcTGTGTCATGAGCTGACTATTATTGATAATTCAATCTATTATAATTTTAGAGCCAGCCTTCAGCTGATATATGCTAGTTAACAGTTTTTACTGGATTACCTAAACCGAAGACGGGTTGTTCTTTCGCTTCTTGCGGCTCTGCTCCTTCACTTTCTTGCCCAGATACTCGACACACTCCAAGACAGTTGCTTTCCTTCCCTCTTTGTAGTTCCAAAGCTCAGGAACGACACTTCTCCCACTTCGGTTGTAGTCATCCATCTCCTTCAGTGCTTCTGTCACAGCTTCATATATCTCTTTACCACATGCTTTCAGTTTCTTCAGCGTTTCATCCTCGTCGTTCAGAACCTCCTGTTATGAAAAGGTAAAATGTTTGCATTAGCACAAGTAGTCAAAACAATCGAAGGTGATATATGCTAGTAAACAGTTTACTTGTGCTTGCTCACCTCACTGGGTCCATCTTCTGTAATCATCTTGTATGGATGCCAAAATGGATCTTCAATCTTCTTCTGCCATACTGAGCAGTTTTTAACTGCCTCATCTCTAGCAATGATGCAGTTAGGGTGCTTACTATGGGCAGCGTCGAGGAAAGCTTGGTCATTTATCTGGCCCATCATTTTTATCCTGATATGCTGTCTATGATGGTCGATGTTGCCAAAAACCTTAGCACATTCAATTAAACTAAAGTAATAAGTTTAAAAAAACTCCACAAACAAGATTCAAGGTTCTTTTTTATATAAAGGAGTTTCTATATACTTACTTCTACCAGCTTTTTCCGGATTTCAGAgagctctctcctcctctcgcaaTCCTCAGCAATGATACGGTTTGACAGGACTTGATCAAACAACTCTTCTTTTGGCTCATTGTTACCTTCGATACGCCCTTGTGCTTTCCAATTAAGCAAAGgtgaaaaaaaaaccctcatAACAAATAGTATCTTCCAAGTGCACATGGATTTCATTTCACCACTAACCCCTTGAGCATGACCAGAGTGCACGAGCTTTTCCTTCAACTTCAGAGTCAGCTCCTTGTTCTCATGAGAGAGCTTCTCATTCTTCACACTCAGCTGGTGATTCTCGCGAGAGAGTAACTGATTCATGCCCCGCACATTTTCCTTCTCGCATCTCAACTCCTTGTCCTTGTTGGATAGCTCCTCCTGCAGCCTTTCAACCTCTGCCAAATGGAATGAAAAGGGTTCAGAGGCACATGTATCAAGGGAAGAAGCATATGGTTTACATtgttcaggtgaagttgaattACCTTGTTTCTCATGGGTGGTCTTCACCTTCTCCTGAACTAAAGCTTTCACGGCGTCATGCATTTTTGCGTACTGCTTGAGGACACCTGCCTGCACGGTCATGTCACACTCGAGGCTGGAAAGCAGACTGGCGATGTCTTGGTCCAGCCCTGATGCTTGCTCGGACGCCATTGACCAACCTTGTAGGGAAAGATAGAATTGTCAGATAAGGTTGATCCAACAAATAGACATTACAGATTCAGCTTCATCAAATCAGCACCAAATCCTAGACCTGAAAAGGGAAACAAGAACCTAAAGCAACTCTTTTTCTTGGATGGACACTCTCACCTTCTAGCTAGTAATCATCCTTTTCTAAACAAAAATCTACATGATGTGAGACAGCTTGCAAAGctatcttttgtttttcttgcaGAAACTAGATCCAAATAGCAAGGTTGATCCAACAAATAGATACTACAGGTTCAGCTAATCAAATTAGTACTAAATCCTAGACcagaaaaaagggaaagaagaatTCAAAGTGACTCTTTTGCGTGGATCAGTTCCTCACCTTCTAGTAAACATCCTTTTCTAAACAAATTTTTTACATGATGTAAGACAGCTTGCAGAACTATCTACTGATCAGTTGCAGAAACTACCTCGTCAGATCTTTGCAAACAAAGGCAACACacagaagaggaacaagaaGTAAAGGAAAGAACATGCAACAAATTAGAAAGAGAATGCAGAGCAAGATGAGGAGGGATACAGGGAGAGAACATACCAGCCGTCCAACCAAGGAAGGGAAGCTAAGCTGCTGGAGAAGGATTGGAGGGGGCAGTGAAGAGTGTAGTGATGGTGTGAGAAGAGGAACGGCTGCAAAGGCAAGAAGATGCTGTTGGAGAGTTGAGAGAGAGATGAGGTGACTACACGTCTACACCGGGGTTCAGTACTTGAGTGAAAAGGAGACAAAGACGGAGTGAAAAGTAATTGATGAAAGGATACACACGTTTCGGTTTGGAAACGAGATAACCAAGTGTTGGCCAATAATGAAACAGTTCTCCCGTTTTTGTAAATGCAAAAAATCTTTTCGTGAAGGGGCTAAGTTACGAGAGAAATGCAACAATAATGGGGTTGGCCGGTTGGTACTTTGATGGCATGTGAAGTGAATACCTGCTGCACCTAGTTGTCACACTGTTGCCCCGTCCTGCTGCGTTGCCAAAATGGAGCTAAAAGGCAAAGGGACGCACAGCACCGTCCATGTGAAGAAAGCACGCCAAGCCAAGTACAAGCATGCATCAAAAGCTACCTGCCTACCCAGGTAGTAAAACATACATATACACACCACACACACGGTAGTTGAGCATTATTTCACTTGAGATGGTAAGATTTTATTTACGGTGGTTACTCCATTTGCTCAACTGAGATTATGGTGGTTAATTACTCATTAGTTTAATTTATTTACGGTGGTTACTCATTCCTATCTCTCAACACTGAGATTATCTCTTAGAACCAGTGCTAGCTACTGAATTTGTTCATCAATAATCAGGTTAAACTTGTCAAGTTTGGTGTACTAGGTTTTTTTGTTTCATTATGTCTTTGTTTCCTTTGCCATGTACATGTAATCTAAGGCTTTTATGTTTTGAGAAATGTTAGCAACCATATTCGTTTCTAATCTTTTATGAGAACCGCTCAAACGTCTGGAAGGGAAGAGACAGGATTTCTGATATACCAAAGCTACTTGCTCCTCTGTTTGACAAGCTTTAGTTTTACGATATTATTATTGAGTAAACACGTAACAGCTGCGAATTTTATCTACAGCTGCACAGTGTGAGAGCTATGAATCCTAACTACAGTACCCCATGTAGCATACTTTAGTAAAAGTGTCAAagcagagagccagagaggaGAAAGTGTCAGCTAAGTTTACCTACAGCTGCATAGTGCTGAGAGCTATGAAACCATTTATCCCAAGGAAGGCATAGGCAGATAGGCTCATATATAGCATGCCAGGcccagaagaaaaaaaaatgattttctGTTTACCTTTCTTTATGGCATGACATAAAGAAAACATATTCCAGCAGCAATGAAGCAGAGCATCGACTTGCATTATATGATATGGATATCAAAAGATCAGGAACGATGACGTGCTGCAGAAGACGCACCAGTAAATTATGACAGAAATTAATAGTAGAGATTCAGAAGAGATACAGTGAAACCGTCCTAGACAAAACATAATTCTTACAGGCAATCACCCCTGAATATCTTACAAAATTGAAGGAACAAGACCAACTGTGATGACCATTCCAATATTGAATACTCTAGCTATGAGAAATCTCTTAAATCAACCAGTTAATTACATAGAAAAGAGTGGTGGCATGAGGATGTTACCAGAACTCAAAGTTGTAACTAACTATTTCTTCATTTGACAGTTGCTGACTAAGGAAAAACCAAACAGTGCTCTACCAATTTGTTAGACACCTACCTTCCACTATGGATCCTGATCTTGGCCTGTATTATGCCAACAGCTACTAGTTACGATACTGAAAAAGCGAATCAGACAGGTGCAAAGCTATATATCGCCAATGCGCAGATTACACGACTCTATGGTTGAATTAAAAAAGTGTATTTCGATGCAATTAGAGCAGATTTTTGTTATTCCCATCTATCATTCTCTACCCACCCAAGAATCAAGAACCGGGATGATGGATGGGTTGATACCCACAGCCTCTAGAAGCCAGATCGATCCCATAAAGGGAAGGTAAAAAGTTGTCAGCTTTATGTTTGAGCAGAACAATATGCAAAATTTTTGTGGTACCGGTAAGGGAGAAAAAAATCATACACTGGCCCAAATCGGAGAAAGCTATGTGCATTTCCTTCTACTTTTCTTTCCAGTGGCAGGTTTCTATTCCAGTTAGGAGGAAAGAACATGATGCTTGTTCCAATTAACCTGAAGAAATAATGAATTTGCCTGAACGGGAAAGCCCTAGCACAACATTCTGGATTTTTGGAACAAGCAGGTTAAATACTTGATCATCTTATGCGATTCACAGTTAGCTATTGATGTAAAGATCATTTTACAGCAATGCATACTCAGACTGTGTGTAAGTTGGATTCGCTATGCGTGGTGAATTCTTGCATTCCTCTGTACTCAATTTCCATAACCAAGAACCCATATATATATGATTGCCTTAATATGCTCCAGGTGAATTTCACAAAGTGACTTGGACATCCAGGACAGGACAGGATATCAATCGATCAGCTCCTGCTGGAGTTGGATAACGATCCGTCCAACAAATAAAAGCGTGAAAAATTGGAAGAATCCATTCCATCGGTTACATAGAGATCGATCAAGCAAGCAAGATTCCATCAGTGATCTGATCCATCAAGCATTGAGCATCAAGACTCCTTGCGTGTACTCTGCAAAGACCAATTCATTCAATAACCTCAAGAGAATTATGCATTAGTGGGAATCTTTATAGTATTCCAACAAATGTATTCCTAGAAAAACGATCTCAATCAaaagtagacaatgaaaggttCCCCTGTAAAGCAGTTTCAGACAAACTGGTACCTATCCAGAACTGCGAACCCTGTTGCGACAAGAGAAGTGAATAAACCGAGGAATAAAAAGGGGGCATATATAAAGTAGCCAGACAAAGATCATCCTATAGAAGCCACACGGACATTATTCTTGAGAGTTCGAGAAAGAATGTAGATCTTGAAATCGATTGGATGCTCCGATCCTGTAAGCTGCAGAATTATTGAACTGCAAACTGCTCCAATTCTCGGTGGAGGACTATAATTCTGTTAAGTATCACTTTGAGGCTGTTACCCATAGGAGCCGGTCCAAGTTTTGAAATTTCTATAGCAGTTCCCCTGCTACAAACATGACCAAAGAGTTGTACTTCCTATGCTTTCTATGCTATTGCAATGGCTTTTTATTTTCCATTACCTCCAGTCAGGTTTACTTACGTATTGGACAACCAAACTGTGCTGCAATTAGTGGTGTCATGCTGTCCAAAACGTCCCAATTGTTCCTGACCAGAGGGAGTACTAATTTTAAGATGCAGTTAACAAAACAGAGCATCAAAATTTTATGAAGTAGTAACAAACAAAACCTAAAAAGTTACTCCCTTGTCCCTCGAGCCACACGTAGacagtgtttggttcgtgctaaggtaacgtaaacgtaaagggaatcagattacagtgtatttggtggcggaatgggtgattaccctctttgtttggttgcactctgctAACGTAATTAAATTATGGTGTGGGTGTTGTATctgatattatttaggtaagggatcCGCTTACAGCGTCagttgattacaaaccaccgcaatCAAACATATGTAGTGGGATTCGTTACCTTCGGTAATCAGATTAGGTTACATTTGAGCTAACCAAACATCATCATAGTGTATAGCATATTTGTAAAAAGTAGCAAATGTATGCTGTCTCGAAATTGTTTTTCACTGAAAATGTGGGCATACATTCCAAAAGATGAATCTTAACATTCAAAAGGAAATCACGGCTCGAAGCTCAAATACTTTGATCGCACTCTACTTAAAATGTCACTTCTTTAGTTCTCTGTAACCAAAGCGAATGTGGTACACATTCATAATCAAACTAATTAGGTGGTCAAATATTCCTCACTCGTGGAACTTGGAACTTTATGGTTATGGCGCTTGAAGCCACCACCtcctatatatatgtgtgtatatGTTGCATATGTAGTAGCTCACCTTGCTTCAAGCTTTGCATCGAAGAGACCATCTATCTATCGGTTCTACCGACAGATCGAGAGCTCAACCAACCAGCAGAGCTAGCAGAATTAAGCATGGCGTACAGGGAGTTGGAGCTGACCCTGGTGTCGGCGCGTGAGCTCAAGAACGTGAACCTGATCACGCGCATGGACGTGTACGCGGTGGTGACCATCTCCGGCGACCCCCTGACGCGGCAGTGCACCGCGCCGGACCCCTCCGGCGGCCGGAACCCACGGTGGGACGCCACGCTCCGGTTCGCCgtcccgcccaccgccgccgccgcggcggggtcgTGCCTCCACGTGCTGCTCCGCGCCGAGCGCGTCCTCGGCGACCGCGACATCGGCGAGGTCGTCGTCCCGCTCGCGGACCTCCTggccggcgcgccggccgcggggcCCCAGCAGCCGCAGGTGGCGTCGTATCAGGTCCGCAAGGTGCACCGCTGGGAGCCCCGCGGCGTGCTCAACGTGGCCTACCGCCTGGGCCCCGTCGTCGccccggtggaggcggcggagaggaagccgccgccggcggtcaTGGGCATGGCCTACCCCGACGCGCCGGTGGGGGTGCCGTCGTCGCAGCCGCTCCAACCCCCAGCTGACGCCtaccaaccgccgccgcctccacgtcCCGCCGCCAAGGCCAAGCACGAcctggctccggctccggcgccgtcgccgtcgccgaggagaGGAAAGAGCAACGGGCTTGGTCTGGAGGGCCCTACTCAGGTTATTGTGGGCCCCCACACCCAGATCatccttggcggcggcggtccaGCAACGACGGCGATGTCGTCCCCTACTGGATCCACCGTCAGCAGCCCACGGAAGCTACATGGAGCTTGGCCGAAACAGGAACTGCACCATGATCGTGATGACACAACCTATGCATCTGCTGCTCAGTCCATCTTCAGCCCAAGGAAGGAGGATCATTCGAGGCCCAAGGTGTTCCCAGATCACGACgcacaaggaagaagaaggtcctTCCAAGAAACTGAGGCCACTAGCCAGCGATCAGTCGTCTCTCCCTCCTCCAGGGAACCAGGGACGGTGAGTCCACGTGGACCCTCCCCCCGCCCGCCGGTTTCCACGTTCTCCTCCCACGGTTCCCCCTCCTCGCCGCTACCCTACTCCCCAGCTCACCCACTCACTCCCTCTCCCAGCTCCTCAGCTCATTCCACCACCAATTCCCCTTACACGGCTCGTCACCCCTCGACCCCTTCTCCCCGGCCTCTTGGCCAATCGGCAGGAGGTGATGCCTTTGGTTCTAGCAGGGCTACTAGCCACACCAACTCCCCGCGTTCCGCCTCCACTCACGGTCGAGCAGGAATCTCCTCGCCACTGCGGCCTTCCTCCTCTCTGGTTGCTAACCACACTAGCATGGTGCCCTCTCGATAAGTAGCTCATCGGTGACAAAGTGGACGGGCCTCTCTTAGTATCGAAGTACCGATGGGTTTTGCAAACTTTCTCAAACCAAAACATCTTACAAGTCTAATACGTAAAATCTGTCCATGTAAGAGACGACCCATATGGCCAGATAGAACAATTATGAGTGTTGCAACATACTAGCTTTTGTAAGTGGTGTATGGACAAGTGTGTGTATGTGATTGTGTGGTTTCAAAGGTAGACTTGTACGTGTACGAATAACATGCATGTTCCCCTAAGAAAGTTTGTATGGATGAATTTGCTGGTAAATGGTGCAGCGTTGAAGTGCAAATACGTACACATATACCAACTATAATCTAATAAATACCTTGTAAGCATTACTCCCTTCGTGGTCTCAAAATACATGACGTTTATGACAAAACTAATTACTCCATTTTCAACTACGCCATGTACAGCTCGAGCGCCTGAGTGATAACGGCTGTTCAATCTTACTACGCCAACTTCGTTTCGATCTCTCCGGTGGCAAGCAATTAATTGATCTCTGTAGTATATCTATTTCGAACTGTTTAAAAGTTGTCAAAAAACTGATTCGACAGAACAGATGTCATACACCTTACCAAGTGGTTGGGAGATTCTGAATTCTTGTAATGACATTTGCATGAGCTACCGAATTGGTTAATAACCTCGATACGATTGATGAACTTGGTCACATCGAAGCATAATGTGAAGCTAACTTCACGCATACATTTCATCGAATCTTCACATTCTGCTTACAATTTAGTCATCTACTTACTTCCTAATGTCATTAGTATTTATTTGTCAAGATTCAACGACACAAAAGGGGACAATCACCGAGCCCCAGGATCATAAAGGTACAGAGCAACTAGGCATTCAGAAGCACAGGTTTATGGACCATGTCGGTTAAGCTCAAATGCTGTGGCAAACGTGTTAAGATACATGATTTATCTTCGTCGAGAATGCTAAGCACTCAGGTTGccagaaaaaaatacaaagccCTAATTGAAAGCCATTTGCACTAACTGAAAGCCGAGATTCAGCTGACTGTGCGCCTCCTCAGGCTGTCCGCAGGATGATGTGAACCCCACTGTCAGTGTCCACGAGGTCGCTGAGCTCACCAACCTTGAGGGCAAAGGTGGCGTCCTCAAAGGGTTTCTGCATCTGCCTCCTCCCAAAAGTACCTGTGAATGTGATTGAAACATCACAGTTGGAAACATCAGATCTTCAGAGTTGTTACAAAT
This portion of the Setaria viridis chromosome 7, Setaria_viridis_v4.0, whole genome shotgun sequence genome encodes:
- the LOC117865085 gene encoding protein SRC2 codes for the protein MAYRELELTLVSARELKNVNLITRMDVYAVVTISGDPLTRQCTAPDPSGGRNPRWDATLRFAVPPTAAAAAGSCLHVLLRAERVLGDRDIGEVVVPLADLLAGAPAAGPQQPQVASYQVRKVHRWEPRGVLNVAYRLGPVVAPVEAAERKPPPAVMGMAYPDAPVGVPSSQPLQPPADAYQPPPPPRPAAKAKHDLAPAPAPSPSPRRGKSNGLGLEGPTQVIVGPHTQIILGGGGPATTAMSSPTGSTVSSPRKLHGAWPKQELHHDRDDTTYASAAQSIFSPRKEDHSRPKVFPDHDAQGRRRSFQETEATSQRSVVSPSSREPGTR
- the LOC117864014 gene encoding factor of DNA methylation 2, coding for MASEQASGLDQDIASLLSSLECDMTVQAGVLKQYAKMHDAVKALVQEKVKTTHEKQEVERLQEELSNKDKELRCEKENVRGMNQLLSRENHQLSVKNEKLSHENKELTLKLKEKLVHSGHAQGVSGEMKSMCTWKILFVMRVFFSPLLNWKAQGRIEGNNEPKEELFDQVLSNRIIAEDCERRRELSEIRKKLVEVFGNIDHHRQHIRIKMMGQINDQAFLDAAHSKHPNCIIARDEAVKNCSVWQKKIEDPFWHPYKMITEDGPSEEVLNDEDETLKKLKACGKEIYEAVTEALKEMDDYNRSGRSVVPELWNYKEGRKATVLECVEYLGKKVKEQSRKKRKNNPSSV